A single Pseudochaenichthys georgianus chromosome 10, fPseGeo1.2, whole genome shotgun sequence DNA region contains:
- the syvn1 gene encoding E3 ubiquitin-protein ligase synoviolin produces MVRAALVTATSLALTGAVVAHAYLLKNQFYPTVVYLTKSSPSMAVLYIQAFVLVFLLGKFMRKVFFGQLRAAEMEHLIERSWYAVTETCLAFTVFRDDFSPRFVALFTLLLFLKCFHWLAEDRVDFMERSPNISWIFHFRVLSLMGLLAILDFLFVNHACHSIITRGASVQLVFGFEYAILMTMVLTTFIKYLLHTVDLQSENPWDNKAVYMLYTELFTGFIKVLLYIAFMTIMIKVHTFPLFAIRPMYLAMRQFKKAVTDAIMSRRAIRNMNTLYPDATPEDLLASDNVCIICREEMVTGAKKLPCNHIFHSSCLRSWFQRQQTCPTCRMDVLRATTNNQTPAPAQAPPPAPAAPANAPAAPPPNVAPGMLPGFPPGVFPFWGPFPAVHPPAAAAAAPGNTNAPQSSTEATQAAGSAAGSSTADAAAGAAAPGSAIPGFPFSYPPPPFPSAPWMPMPPPPPFVSSMPPPPPSLSQLSEDELRQLEADGRQGLEARLQCLQNIHTLLDAAMLNIHHYLSTVATLSPPRAEASTAEASGTNTTPPSASAEPPAASTSTDSQEKDSSSSEQAEAASSQAADSTSIASDMDTKEETEDGVAGGDGEEDAEPNTSELRRRRLRKLETSSPSSSPPPDN; encoded by the exons ATGGTGCGAGCAGCCTTGGTGACCGCCACCAGCCTGGCTCTGACCGGGGCCGTGGTGGCACACGCTTACCTCCTCAAAAACCAGTTCTACCCGACCGTGGTCTACCTCACCAAGAGCAGCCCCAGCATGGCG GTGTTGTACATCCAGGCCTTTGTGTTGGTGTTTCTGCTGGGAAAGTTCATGAGGAAGGTCTTCTTCGGACAGCTCAGGGCTGCGGAGATGGAG CATCTCATCGAGCGCTCCTGGTACGCCGTGACCGAGACGTGCCTGGCCTTCACCGTGTTCAGGGACGACTTCTCCCCGCGCTTCGTGGCCCTCTTCACCCTCCTGCTCTTCCTCAAGTGCTTCCACTGGCTGGCTGAGGACAGGGTGGACTTT ATGGAACGCAGTCCGAACATATCTTGGATTTTTCACTTCCGAGTGTTAT CTCTCATGGGACTGCTGGCTATCCTGGACTTCCTGTTTGTTAACCACGCCTGCCACAGCATCATCACCAGAGGAGCCTCAGTCCAGCTCGTCTTTGGATTTGAG TACGCCATCCTGATGACCATGGTGCTGACCACCTTCATTAAGTACCTCCTGCACACCGTGGACCTGCAGAGTGAGAACCCCTGGGACAACAAGGCCGTCTACATGCTCTACACCGAGCTCTTCACAG GTTTCATCAAAGTGCTGCTGTACATCGCCTTCATGACCATCATGATCAAggtccacaccttccccctgtTTGCCATCCGGCCCATGTATCTGGCTATGAG GCAGTTCAAGAAGGCTGTGACAGACGCCATAATGTCTCGGAGAGCCATCCGCAACATGAATACTCT ATACCCTGATGCTACTCCTGAAGACCTGCTGGCCTCTGACAACGTCTGCATCATCTGCCGGGAGGAAATGGTCACTGGAGCCAAGAAACTGCCTTGTAATCACATTTTCCACTCCAG ctgCCTCCGCTCCTGGTTCCAGAGACAGCAGACCTGCCCGACCTGTCGTATGGACGTCCTGCGTGCGACCACTAACAATCAGACTCCAGCCCCCGCCCAGGCTCCGCCCCCTGCTCCTGCAGCCCCCGCCAACGCCCCCGCAGCCCCGCCCCCCAATG TGGCCCCAGGCATGTTACCTGGCTTCCCCCCCGGCGTCTTCCCCTTCTGGGGTCCCTTCCCTGCGGTGCATCCCCCTGCTGCAGCCGCCGCAGCCCCCGGGAACACCAACGCTCCTCAGAGCAGCACAGAGGCCACACAGGCAGCCG GGAGCGCGGCCGGTTCGTCGACTGCAGACGCCGCAGCAGGTGCAGCTGCTCCAGGATCAGCCATCCCAGGCTTCCCCTTCTCCTACCCCCCGCCCCCCTTCCCCTCTGCACCGTGGATGCCCATGCCTCCACCTCCCCCCTTCG TGTCTTCgatgcccccccctcccccctccctgtCCCAGCTGTCAGAGGATGAGCTGAGGCAGCTGGAGGCAGACGGTCGTCAGGGTCTGGAGGCTCGGCTGCAGTGTCTGCAGAACATCCACACGCTGCTGGACGCCGCCATGCTCAACATCCACCACTACCTCAGCACCGTGGCCACACTCAG TCCTCCCCGGGCTGAGGCCAGCACTGCAGAAGCCAGCGGGACAAACACCACCCCCCCCTCTGCTTCCGCTGAACCCCCCGCAGCCAGCACCAGCACAGACAGCCAGGAGAAGGACTCCAGCAGCT CTGAGCAGGCGGAAGCAGCTTCTTCGCAGGCGGCCGACTCTACATCCATCGCCTCGGACATGGACACAAAAGAGGAGACGGAGGATGGAGTGGCGGGGGGGGATGGAGAGGAGGACGCAGAGCCCAACACCTCAGAGCTGAGGCGCCGCCGCCTCCGTAAGCTGGAGACGTCGTCGCCGTCCTCCTCTCCGCCTCCGGACAACTGA
- the smad5 gene encoding mothers against decapentaplegic homolog 5, translating to MTSMSSLFSFTSPAVKRLLGWKQGDEEEKWAEKAVDALVKKLKKKKGAMEDLEKALSCPGQTSKCVTIPRSLDGRLQVSHRKGLPHVIYCRVWRWPDLQSHHELKPLEVCEYPFGSKQKEVCINPYHYKRVESPVLPPVLVPRHSEFNPQHSLLVQFRNLTHNEPHMPLNATFPESFQQPHSGGGSGGGGVGGGGGGGSFPISPNSPYPSSPASSGTYPNSPASSGPSSPFQLPADTPPPAYMPPDEQLGQESQSMETSSPLVAPNMPRGDVQPVEYEEPSHWCSIVYYELNNRVGEAYHASSTSVLVDGFTDPSNNKNRFCLGLLSNVNRNSTIENTRRHIGKGVHLYYVGGEVYAECLSDTSIFVQSRNCNYHHGFHPTTVCKIPSGCSLKIFNNQEFAQLLAQSVNHGFEAVYELTKMCTIRMSFVKGWGAEYHRQDVTSTPCWIEVHLHGPLQWLDKVLTQMGSPLNPISSVS from the exons ATGACCTCCATGTCCAGTCTCTTCTCCTTCACGAGCCCAGCTGTCAAACGCCTGCTCGGCTGGAAGCAGGGCGACGAGGAGGAGAAATGGGCAGAGAAGGCGGTGGACGCGCTGGTGAAAAAGCTGAAAAAGAAGAAGGGCGCCATGGAGGACCTGGAGAAGGCTCTGAGCTGTCCCGGGCAGACCAGCAAGTGCGTCACCATTCCCAGATCGCTCGACGGCCGTCTGCAGGTGTCCCACAGGAAAGGCCTGCCGCACGTTATCTACTGCAGAGTGTGGCGCTGGCCCGACCTGCAGTCACACCACGAGCTTAAGCCCCTGGAGGTGTGCGAGTACCCGTTTGGCTCCAAGCAGAAGGAGGTCTGCATCAACCCGTACCACTACAAGAGAGTGGAGAGTCCTG TGCTCCCTCCGGTCCTGGTACCGCGGCACAGCGAGTTCAACCCGCAGCACAGCCTGCTGGTACAGTTCCGTAACCTCACCCACAACGAGCCGCACATGCCCCTGAACGCCACCTTTCCAGAGTCCTTCCAGCAGCCCCACAGCGGGGGCGGCAGCGGGGGCGGAGGTGTggggggaggaggtggaggtggtTCTTTTCCCATCTCGCCCAACTCTCCGTATCCCTCGTCCCCAGCCAGCAGCGGTACTTATCCAAACTCTCCAGCCAGCTCGGGGCCCTCCAGTCCATTCCAGCTCCCAG CTGACACCCCACCCCCCGCCTACATGCCCCCCGACGAGCAGCTGGGCCAGGAGAGCCAGTCCATGGAGACGAGCAGCCCCCTGGTGGCCCCTAACATGCCCAGAGGAG ACGTGCAGCCGGTGGAGTACGAGGAGCCGAGCCATTGGTGCTCTATCGTCTACTACGAACTCAACAATCGAGTGGGTGAGGCTTATCACGCCTCGTCGACCAGCGTGCTGGTGGACGGCTTCACTGACCCTTCAAACAACAAGAACCGCTTCTGCCTCGGACTGCTGTCCAACGTCAACCGTAACTCCACCATCGAGAACACCCGCAGGCACATCGGCAAAG GGGTTCACCTGTACTACGTGGGCGGGGAAGTGTACGCAGAGTGCCTCAGCGACACCAGCATCTTTGTCCAGAGCCGTAACTGTAACTACCACCACGGCTTCCACCCCACCACCGTCTGCAAGATCCCCAGCGGATGCAGCCTCAAGATCTTCAACAACCAGGAGTTCGCTCAGCTGCTGGCCCAGTCGGTCAACCACGGCTTCGAGGCCGTCTACGAGCTAACCAAGATGTGTACCATTAGGATGAGCTTCGTCAAG GGCTGGGGGGCCGAGTATCACCGTCAGGACGTCACCAGCACCCCCTGCTGGATCGAGGTGCACCTGCACGGGCCCCTCCAGTGGCTGGACAAGGTGCTCACACAGATGGGCTCGCCTCTCAACCCCATCTCCTCCGTGTCCTAA